One Sanguibacter sp. HDW7 DNA window includes the following coding sequences:
- a CDS encoding DUF881 domain-containing protein, whose protein sequence is MKAAPDARTRPTRPDASMVLLDEVMRRPLDPGYAEEAARRRDGSSTRGPRRTVVLTLVAVLLGAGTAAATVALQPKDSVLQARSVLQEEILERAAEADAAAQEILELDARIDTLQNEGLADTYPALLERTLRDGASAGTVAVTGPGLVVTMRDAVPLLGEKENESKRVLDYDLQVVVNALWASGAQAIAVNGHRLTATSAIRSAGEAILVDLVGLSSPYTVEAIGDPSTLPAYFARSVGQQHLTVLASRYAITSDVRREKLLQLPAGRVAETLLALPPKTLGSSTSPSRPDGVPTP, encoded by the coding sequence GTGAAGGCAGCACCCGACGCGCGTACGCGGCCCACGCGGCCCGACGCCTCCATGGTGCTGCTCGACGAGGTCATGCGCCGTCCGCTCGACCCCGGCTACGCCGAGGAGGCGGCTCGGCGACGTGACGGGTCCTCGACCCGTGGCCCGCGCCGCACCGTCGTGCTCACGCTCGTCGCGGTTCTCCTCGGCGCCGGCACCGCGGCCGCGACGGTCGCGCTGCAGCCCAAGGACTCCGTGCTGCAGGCACGTTCCGTCCTTCAGGAAGAGATCCTCGAGCGTGCCGCGGAGGCCGACGCGGCCGCCCAGGAGATCCTCGAGCTCGACGCGCGCATCGACACGCTGCAGAACGAGGGGCTCGCCGACACCTACCCGGCGCTGCTCGAGCGCACGTTGCGCGACGGCGCGTCGGCCGGCACGGTCGCGGTGACCGGCCCAGGGCTCGTCGTGACGATGCGCGACGCTGTGCCGCTGCTCGGGGAGAAGGAGAACGAGTCCAAGCGCGTCCTCGACTACGACCTCCAGGTGGTCGTCAACGCGCTGTGGGCCTCGGGCGCCCAGGCGATCGCGGTCAACGGACACCGGCTCACGGCGACGAGCGCGATCCGCAGCGCGGGGGAGGCGATCCTCGTCGACCTCGTCGGTCTCAGCAGCCCCTACACGGTCGAGGCGATCGGCGACCCCTCGACCCTGCCCGCGTACTTCGCGCGTTCCGTGGGCCAGCAGCACCTCACGGTGCTCGCGTCGCGCTACGCGATCACGTCCGACGTGCGCCGCGAGAAGCTGCTCCAGCTCCCGGCCGGCCGTGTCGCCGAGACGCTGCTCGCGCTGCCGCCCAAGACGCTAGGCTCGTCAACGTCGCCGAGCCGCCCCGACGGCGTGCCGACCCCATGA
- a CDS encoding DEAD/DEAH box helicase, whose amino-acid sequence MSTSEQGTLPRALDAQPTPSFDTLGLPDALMAAVADLGFQTPSAIQAEAIPTLLGGRDITGIAQTGTGKTAAFGLPMLAAVDPSLRATQALVLTPTRELAMQVADAIQSFATHLPGLEVLAVYGGSPYIPQQRALQRGAQVVVGTPGRVIDHMERGALVMDDIRFLVLDEADEMLRMGFAEDVDTVFKRAPEKRQVALFSATMPPQIRRVAAEHLTDPVEIAVARQASTVTSVVQEYAVVPFRHKVGALSRVLATSDADAAIVFCRTRGAAEEVGSELIAKGISAATISGDVAQKEREKIVERLRGGQLDVLVATDVAARGLDVDRIGLVVNFDLPGEPEAYVHRIGRTGRAGRTGRALSFVTPNERGRLRGIERTTRTPLSLVEIPTPADVSAHRARSVLAAVPARIESGRLDLYRSLLSSYAAESGTDPLEIASALVALHVGDDGPSAYAEQVAAEAERDEARRLEQRAKERAVEREQRGDRRFDDRRDDRRYEDRRDDRRSDGRVARRDHGTAGTRYRLAVGRNHGIQPRGIVGALTNEGGLTGSDLGKIDIFGSFSLVEITASLDDQTIERISRAKVGGKSLRMTLDEGAPPVRGGRDERPAYGRRDERGPRRDDRHRSADAPRTTRWAR is encoded by the coding sequence ATGTCGACGTCCGAGCAGGGCACGCTTCCGCGCGCCCTCGACGCCCAGCCCACCCCCTCCTTCGACACCCTCGGCCTCCCCGACGCCCTCATGGCGGCGGTCGCCGACCTCGGCTTCCAGACCCCGTCTGCCATCCAGGCCGAGGCGATCCCCACCCTCCTCGGCGGCCGTGACATCACGGGCATCGCCCAGACCGGAACGGGCAAGACCGCCGCGTTCGGTCTCCCCATGCTCGCCGCGGTCGACCCGTCGCTCCGCGCGACCCAGGCCCTCGTCCTCACGCCGACGCGCGAGCTCGCGATGCAGGTCGCCGACGCGATCCAGTCGTTCGCGACGCACCTTCCCGGCCTCGAGGTCCTCGCCGTCTACGGCGGCTCCCCGTACATCCCGCAGCAGCGCGCCCTCCAGCGCGGCGCGCAGGTCGTCGTCGGCACCCCCGGCCGCGTCATCGACCACATGGAGCGCGGCGCGCTCGTCATGGACGACATCCGCTTCCTCGTCCTCGACGAGGCCGACGAGATGCTCCGCATGGGCTTCGCCGAGGACGTCGACACCGTCTTCAAGCGCGCCCCCGAGAAGCGCCAGGTCGCGCTCTTCTCCGCGACGATGCCCCCGCAGATCCGCCGCGTCGCCGCCGAGCACCTCACCGACCCGGTCGAGATCGCTGTCGCACGCCAGGCCTCGACCGTCACGTCGGTCGTCCAGGAGTACGCGGTCGTCCCGTTCCGCCACAAGGTCGGTGCGCTCAGCCGCGTCCTCGCGACGTCCGACGCCGACGCCGCGATCGTCTTCTGCCGCACCCGCGGTGCCGCGGAGGAGGTCGGCTCCGAGCTCATCGCCAAGGGCATCTCCGCCGCCACGATCTCCGGCGACGTCGCCCAGAAGGAGCGCGAGAAGATCGTCGAGCGCCTCCGCGGCGGCCAGCTCGACGTCCTCGTCGCGACCGACGTCGCGGCCCGTGGCCTCGACGTCGACCGCATCGGTCTCGTCGTGAACTTCGACCTGCCGGGCGAGCCCGAGGCGTACGTCCACCGCATCGGCCGTACGGGCCGCGCCGGCCGCACGGGCCGCGCGCTCTCGTTCGTCACGCCCAACGAGCGCGGTCGCCTGCGCGGCATCGAGCGCACGACGCGCACGCCGCTCTCGCTCGTCGAGATCCCGACCCCCGCCGACGTCTCGGCGCACCGGGCCCGCTCCGTGCTCGCCGCGGTTCCCGCGCGCATCGAGTCCGGTCGCCTCGACCTCTACCGCTCGCTCCTGTCCTCCTACGCCGCCGAGTCCGGCACGGACCCGCTCGAGATCGCCTCGGCGCTCGTCGCCCTCCACGTCGGCGACGACGGCCCGAGCGCCTACGCCGAGCAGGTCGCGGCCGAGGCCGAGCGCGACGAGGCCCGCCGCCTCGAGCAGCGCGCCAAGGAGCGCGCCGTCGAGCGCGAGCAGCGCGGCGACCGTCGCTTCGACGACCGTCGTGACGACCGCCGCTACGAGGATCGCCGCGACGACCGTCGCAGCGACGGCCGCGTGGCGCGCCGCGACCACGGCACCGCCGGCACGCGGTACCGCCTCGCCGTCGGCCGCAACCACGGCATCCAGCCGCGCGGCATCGTAGGCGCCCTGACGAATGAGGGTGGTCTCACCGGTTCCGACCTCGGCAAGATCGACATCTTCGGCAGCTTCTCGCTCGTCGAGATCACCGCGTCGCTCGACGACCAGACGATCGAGCGCATCTCGCGCGCGAAGGTGGGCGGCAAGTCGCTGCGCATGACGCTCGACGAGGGCGCTCCCCCGGTGCGCGGCGGCCGCGACGAGCGTCCCGCGTACGGCCGTCGGGACGAGCGCGGCCCGCGCCGCGACGACCGTCACCGCTCGGCCGACGCGCCGCGCACGACGCGCTGGGCCCGCTGA
- a CDS encoding sugar MFS transporter, which yields MYSLLLAIIYVAFVSLGLPDSLVGAGWPAMHGDLGVPVAAAGVLTMIIAGGTIASSLLSARLTSRFGTGLVTAASVATTAAALVGFATSDSFWMLCIWAVPYGLGAGAVDAALNNYVALHYAARHMNWLHSFWGVGASISPFIMSHALASELGWTGAYSIVGVIQISLAVVLFASLPLWSRATATAAQAEAADAPSPTVDEPVSGHVPLKVALRIPGVLFVLVAFFAYCGLESTAILWSATYLVGEHAVTPATAAAFASFFLLGITGGRFLAGIVADRIGDVALIRGGFLMVGAGALLVALPLSTPVLALTGLVVAGLGCAPIYPAIIHSTPTSFGRESSHAIIGIQMAAAYTGSTIVPPLFGVLSTWLGQWLFPVFLLLLVVLGLVMSERLNRLVARRV from the coding sequence GTGTACTCCCTCCTGCTCGCCATCATCTACGTCGCGTTCGTCAGCCTCGGCCTCCCGGACTCGCTCGTCGGCGCCGGTTGGCCCGCGATGCACGGCGACCTCGGCGTCCCCGTCGCCGCCGCAGGCGTTCTCACGATGATCATCGCCGGCGGGACGATCGCGTCGAGCCTCCTGTCCGCGCGTCTGACCAGCCGCTTCGGCACGGGCCTCGTCACGGCCGCGAGCGTTGCGACGACCGCAGCGGCCCTCGTCGGCTTCGCGACCTCGGACAGCTTCTGGATGCTCTGCATCTGGGCCGTGCCGTACGGCCTCGGCGCGGGCGCGGTCGACGCGGCGCTCAACAACTACGTCGCCCTGCACTACGCCGCGCGCCACATGAACTGGCTCCACAGCTTCTGGGGCGTCGGCGCGTCGATCAGCCCGTTCATTATGAGCCACGCCCTCGCCTCGGAGCTCGGCTGGACCGGGGCGTACAGCATCGTCGGCGTCATCCAGATCTCGCTCGCGGTCGTCCTCTTCGCATCGTTGCCGTTGTGGTCGCGCGCCACGGCCACCGCCGCGCAGGCTGAGGCGGCAGATGCGCCCTCCCCCACCGTCGACGAGCCCGTCAGCGGTCACGTCCCGCTCAAGGTGGCGCTGCGCATCCCGGGTGTCCTGTTCGTCCTCGTCGCGTTCTTCGCCTACTGCGGCCTCGAGTCCACCGCGATCCTCTGGTCGGCAACCTACCTCGTCGGCGAGCACGCGGTGACCCCTGCCACGGCGGCGGCCTTCGCATCCTTCTTCCTGCTCGGCATCACCGGCGGTCGGTTCCTCGCCGGAATCGTCGCCGACCGCATCGGCGACGTGGCGCTCATCCGGGGCGGCTTCCTCATGGTCGGTGCGGGCGCGCTCCTCGTGGCGCTCCCCCTGTCGACCCCCGTGCTCGCGCTCACGGGTCTCGTCGTCGCCGGCCTCGGCTGCGCCCCCATCTACCCCGCGATCATCCACTCGACCCCGACGAGCTTCGGGCGTGAGAGCTCCCACGCGATCATCGGCATCCAGATGGCTGCCGCATACACCGGATCGACGATCGTCCCGCCGCTCTTCGGCGTCCTCTCGACGTGGCTGGGGCAGTGGCTCTTCCCCGTCTTCCTCCTCCTGCTCGTCGTGCTGGGGCTAGTCATGTCCGAGCGGCTCAACCGGCTCGTCGCCCGCCGGGTCTGA
- a CDS encoding DUF881 domain-containing protein has product MADDERPELPDKAPREGDAPREELASHADETSHAEDTARSDEASVAQENPGTDAPTRPPAGQHAASGADAAAPSTPAPGAGAHVAEHARPAASGRNAWLTLARAGAPRATRTQVVAALLCGLLGFGIVVQVSSTREKPLTGLRQNELVRILDETTRRGNELARQAASLREQLGDLESGNADQEALLALAQERATVQGILSGRLPAEGPGVAIRVSAGAEPLRATVYRAILEELRNAGAEVVQVGDVRIVASSSFIDTAQGVSLDGTVLTSPVEWRVIGAADTIVPALEIPGGAMAQVRNAGATGEVTTRDKVEVTAVREAPATQWAVPVPVEPAD; this is encoded by the coding sequence GTGGCCGACGACGAGCGTCCTGAGCTCCCGGACAAGGCGCCCCGTGAGGGGGACGCTCCTCGCGAGGAGCTCGCGTCTCACGCGGACGAGACCTCGCATGCGGAGGACACCGCGCGCTCGGACGAGGCCTCCGTCGCGCAGGAGAACCCTGGCACGGACGCGCCGACCCGTCCGCCGGCCGGGCAGCACGCTGCGTCCGGGGCCGACGCCGCCGCGCCGAGCACACCGGCGCCGGGAGCTGGGGCGCACGTCGCCGAGCATGCGCGCCCGGCGGCCTCCGGACGCAACGCGTGGCTCACGCTCGCGCGCGCCGGCGCGCCGAGGGCGACCAGGACGCAGGTCGTCGCGGCACTCCTGTGCGGCCTGCTCGGGTTCGGCATCGTCGTCCAGGTGTCCTCTACGCGGGAGAAGCCGCTCACGGGCCTGCGCCAGAACGAGCTCGTCCGGATCCTCGACGAGACGACGCGGCGCGGCAACGAGCTTGCGCGGCAGGCGGCGTCGCTGCGCGAGCAGCTCGGCGACCTCGAGTCGGGCAACGCTGACCAGGAGGCGCTGCTCGCGCTCGCGCAGGAGCGCGCCACGGTGCAGGGGATCCTCTCGGGGCGTCTCCCCGCAGAAGGCCCTGGTGTGGCGATCAGGGTCTCGGCGGGAGCGGAGCCGCTGCGTGCGACCGTCTACCGCGCGATCCTCGAAGAGCTGCGCAACGCCGGCGCCGAGGTCGTCCAGGTCGGAGACGTCCGGATCGTCGCAAGCTCGTCGTTCATCGATACGGCCCAGGGGGTCTCTCTCGACGGCACGGTGCTCACGTCGCCCGTCGAGTGGCGTGTCATCGGTGCGGCGGACACGATCGTGCCAGCCCTCGAGATCCCGGGCGGCGCGATGGCTCAGGTCCGCAACGCCGGCGCGACGGGCGAGGTCACCACGCGCGACAAGGTCGAGGTCACAGCGGTCCGTGAGGCGCCGGCGACGCAGTGGGCGGTGCCGGTCCCGGTCGAGCCTGCGGACTGA
- a CDS encoding PH domain-containing protein, with product MSDDDARLLAPFRPRGARVVGRVLIVAILAGAAFVLLTSPGHPGIGYDPANNVAMCLVVGFAVWLLWRHAGVLAVVSPEGIVVRNLVRTRALEWAQVESVRLGQGQPWVTLDLADGTTLAVMAVQSSDGAFGRAEAARLATLVVRYGEATEPER from the coding sequence GTGTCCGACGACGACGCGAGGCTCCTGGCGCCCTTCAGGCCCCGGGGAGCCCGCGTCGTCGGGCGGGTCCTCATCGTCGCGATCCTCGCCGGCGCGGCGTTCGTGCTGCTCACGTCGCCCGGTCATCCGGGGATCGGATACGACCCCGCCAACAACGTGGCCATGTGCCTCGTCGTCGGGTTCGCGGTGTGGCTGCTGTGGCGCCACGCGGGCGTGCTCGCGGTCGTGAGCCCCGAGGGGATCGTCGTGCGCAACCTCGTGCGGACGCGCGCGCTCGAGTGGGCACAGGTCGAGTCCGTGCGCCTCGGACAGGGGCAGCCGTGGGTGACGCTCGACCTCGCGGACGGCACGACTCTCGCGGTCATGGCGGTGCAGTCCTCGGACGGTGCCTTCGGCCGCGCGGAGGCGGCCCGGCTGGCGACCCTGGTCGTACGCTACGGCGAGGCGACTGAACCTGAGCGCTGA
- a CDS encoding FHA domain-containing protein, protein MTHAADPAPGNDALQSVDQTLVFGAIPSEPQGDEPVERPGAQDEATIAALPAGSALLVTLRGPGAGSRFLLDADQVLVGRSERSDIFLDDVTVSRKHAAFVRDGGGFAVRDSGSLNGTYVNRQRVDVAALRTGDEVQIGKFRMVYFPSRQQPGAPA, encoded by the coding sequence ATGACGCACGCAGCCGATCCTGCACCGGGGAACGACGCACTGCAGAGCGTGGACCAGACGCTCGTCTTCGGCGCGATCCCGAGCGAGCCCCAGGGCGACGAGCCCGTCGAGCGGCCCGGGGCGCAGGACGAGGCGACGATCGCCGCACTGCCCGCGGGCAGCGCGCTGCTCGTCACGCTGCGTGGCCCGGGCGCCGGCTCGCGGTTCCTCCTCGACGCGGACCAGGTGCTCGTGGGTCGTTCCGAGCGCTCGGACATCTTCCTCGACGACGTCACGGTGTCGCGCAAGCACGCGGCGTTCGTGCGGGACGGCGGGGGCTTCGCGGTCCGCGACTCCGGATCGCTCAACGGCACGTACGTCAACCGTCAGCGGGTGGACGTCGCCGCGCTGCGCACGGGCGACGAGGTGCAGATCGGCAAGTTCCGCATGGTCTACTTCCCGAGCCGCCAGCAGCCCGGGGCCCCTGCGTGA
- a CDS encoding MerR family transcriptional regulator has protein sequence MSVTGETNDGPARAIVASQGLLFGEDLAESDPATGFRGPTACRAAGITYRQLDYWARTGLVEPTVRPATGSGTHRLYSFRDILVLKVVKRLLDTGVSLQQIRTAVGHLRERGVEDLAQITLMSDGASVYECTSADEVIDLVQGGQGVFGIAVGRVWREVEGTLAELPTERLTDDEQAPSPVDELAARRRARNVG, from the coding sequence GTGAGCGTCACCGGAGAGACGAACGACGGACCAGCACGCGCGATCGTCGCGTCGCAGGGCCTCCTCTTCGGCGAGGACCTCGCCGAGTCCGACCCCGCGACGGGCTTCCGCGGCCCGACCGCGTGCCGCGCCGCCGGCATCACGTACCGCCAGCTCGACTACTGGGCCCGCACAGGCCTCGTCGAGCCGACCGTGCGTCCCGCGACCGGCTCGGGCACGCACCGCCTCTACAGCTTCCGCGACATCCTCGTCCTCAAGGTCGTCAAGCGCCTTCTCGACACGGGCGTCTCGCTCCAGCAGATCCGCACGGCCGTCGGCCACCTGCGTGAGCGCGGTGTCGAGGACCTCGCGCAGATCACGCTCATGAGCGACGGCGCGTCCGTCTACGAGTGCACGAGCGCCGACGAGGTCATCGACCTCGTCCAGGGCGGCCAGGGCGTCTTCGGCATCGCCGTCGGACGCGTGTGGCGCGAGGTCGAGGGCACGCTCGCCGAGCTTCCGACGGAGCGGCTCACGGACGACGAGCAGGCTCCGTCGCCCGTCGACGAGCTTGCGGCACGCCGCCGGGCACGGAACGTCGGCTGA
- a CDS encoding DUF4126 domain-containing protein gives MIELLTGASLASAAGLNAYVPLLVIGLADRFTTFVELPDAWSWLSGWPALAILGVLLVIEVVADKVPAVDTLNDVVQTVVRPASGGLVVGAGTAGEQVVDGSTWSGTSWWAVALGVGIALAVHLLKASVRPVLNAATFGLAAPVVSSVEDASSVVISVLAIVVPVLAAIGVVAVVVTLVRLARRRRRRASQLGTTT, from the coding sequence ATGATCGAGCTGTTGACCGGGGCGAGCCTCGCCTCCGCCGCAGGCCTCAACGCGTACGTCCCGCTTCTCGTCATCGGGCTCGCAGACCGGTTCACGACGTTCGTCGAGCTCCCCGACGCCTGGTCGTGGCTCTCGGGGTGGCCCGCGCTCGCCATCCTCGGGGTCCTGCTCGTCATCGAGGTCGTCGCCGACAAGGTCCCCGCGGTCGACACGCTCAACGACGTCGTCCAGACCGTCGTGCGTCCCGCCTCGGGTGGCCTCGTCGTCGGGGCCGGCACCGCCGGCGAGCAGGTCGTCGACGGCAGCACGTGGAGCGGCACGAGCTGGTGGGCCGTCGCGCTCGGCGTCGGCATCGCGCTCGCGGTCCACCTGCTCAAGGCCTCCGTGCGTCCGGTCCTCAACGCCGCGACGTTCGGCCTCGCGGCGCCCGTCGTCTCGTCCGTCGAGGACGCGTCGTCCGTCGTCATCTCCGTCCTCGCGATCGTCGTGCCCGTGCTCGCGGCGATCGGCGTCGTCGCCGTCGTCGTCACGCTCGTGAGGCTCGCGAGGCGCCGTCGACGCCGTGCGTCGCAGCTCGGGACCACGACCTGA
- a CDS encoding small basic family protein, whose translation MIPVLGLLAGALLGLYFQPDVPVVLQPYLPIAVVAALDALFGGLRALLDGIFDDKVFLVSFLSNVVVAALIVFIGDQLGVGTQLSTGVVVVLGIRIFSNAAAIRRHLFKA comes from the coding sequence GTGATCCCCGTGCTCGGCCTGCTCGCCGGAGCGCTGCTCGGCCTGTACTTCCAGCCGGACGTGCCGGTCGTGCTGCAGCCGTACCTCCCCATCGCGGTCGTCGCGGCGCTCGACGCTCTCTTCGGCGGCCTCCGGGCGCTTCTCGACGGGATCTTCGACGACAAGGTCTTCCTCGTGTCGTTCCTGTCCAACGTCGTCGTCGCGGCTCTCATCGTCTTCATCGGCGACCAGCTCGGTGTCGGGACCCAGCTCTCTACCGGCGTCGTCGTCGTCCTCGGTATCCGCATCTTCTCGAACGCCGCGGCGATCCGCCGCCATCTCTTCAAGGCGTGA
- a CDS encoding TetR/AcrR family transcriptional regulator gives MTTTSDSQQTRASGSRRGRRNDPDRRDRIVDACLEVIARSGVAGTSHRKVAAAADVPLGATTYYFDGLDDLLHAAFERFATAASEAFDARLAGADGPQAAREAVVALIVHDIFQDERSLVLSHELYTLAAREPRFRTITSAWMRRSQVSLGRHFDPATARTVDALIEGLTIHRALDDEERDVDEVVEAVRRITG, from the coding sequence GTGACGACGACATCCGACTCCCAGCAGACGCGCGCGAGCGGTTCACGACGGGGGAGGCGCAACGACCCCGACCGGCGCGACCGCATCGTCGACGCCTGCCTCGAGGTCATCGCGCGCTCCGGCGTCGCAGGGACGTCACACCGCAAGGTCGCCGCGGCGGCCGACGTGCCGCTCGGTGCGACCACGTACTACTTCGACGGGCTCGACGACCTGCTGCACGCGGCCTTCGAGCGCTTCGCGACGGCGGCGAGCGAGGCCTTCGACGCCCGGCTCGCGGGGGCAGACGGGCCGCAGGCCGCGCGGGAGGCCGTCGTCGCGCTCATCGTGCACGACATCTTCCAGGACGAGCGCAGCCTCGTCCTCTCGCACGAGCTCTACACGCTGGCCGCCCGGGAGCCGCGGTTCAGGACGATCACCTCGGCGTGGATGCGGCGGTCGCAGGTGTCGCTCGGACGGCACTTCGACCCGGCGACGGCTCGCACGGTCGACGCGCTCATCGAGGGACTGACGATCCACCGTGCGCTCGACGACGAGGAGCGCGATGTCGACGAGGTGGTCGAGGCCGTGCGCCGGATCACGGGCTGA
- a CDS encoding MerR family transcriptional regulator, translating to MTPRQQPQPSEPVVGEAPRLDLVRSWPAGVPTTATMRISDVLAALKAEFPALTHSKLRFLEEQGLVEPVRTPAGYRQYSRAHVERLRYALAQQRDAYLPLRVIKEQLAELDAGLADASTGPHAVQEGVVYAPLRAADRETAASLATDLGVEESFVVALVEGGIVRLDDRGGFDAWARQIVLHASALAEHGVEPRHLRALRTAVDREVGLVEQVVAPSRAKLGRNAKARAEASAVELGESFTQLHAAMLRQSVARLDLG from the coding sequence GTGACGCCGCGGCAGCAGCCGCAGCCGTCCGAGCCGGTCGTCGGCGAGGCGCCTCGGCTCGACCTCGTGCGTTCCTGGCCTGCGGGTGTCCCGACGACCGCGACGATGCGGATCTCGGACGTCCTCGCGGCGCTCAAGGCCGAGTTCCCGGCGCTGACCCACTCGAAGCTGCGCTTCCTCGAGGAGCAGGGCCTGGTCGAGCCGGTGCGGACGCCGGCGGGCTACCGCCAGTACTCGCGGGCCCACGTCGAGCGGCTGCGGTATGCGCTCGCGCAGCAGCGTGACGCGTACCTGCCGCTGCGTGTCATCAAGGAGCAGCTCGCCGAGCTCGACGCTGGCCTGGCCGACGCGTCGACGGGTCCGCACGCCGTGCAGGAGGGCGTGGTCTACGCGCCCCTGCGTGCGGCGGACCGCGAGACCGCAGCGTCGCTCGCTACGGACCTCGGTGTCGAGGAGTCGTTCGTCGTCGCGCTCGTCGAGGGTGGCATCGTGCGCCTCGACGACCGGGGCGGGTTCGACGCGTGGGCGCGCCAGATCGTGCTGCACGCGTCGGCTCTTGCGGAGCACGGCGTCGAGCCGCGACACCTGCGTGCGCTGCGGACGGCCGTGGACCGGGAGGTCGGGCTCGTCGAGCAGGTCGTGGCACCCTCGCGGGCCAAGCTCGGGCGAAACGCGAAGGCGCGTGCTGAGGCCTCCGCTGTCGAGCTGGGGGAGTCCTTCACGCAGCTGCACGCAGCGATGCTGCGGCAGTCGGTCGCGCGCCTCGACCTGGGCTGA
- a CDS encoding phosphatidylserine/phosphatidylglycerophosphate/cardiolipin synthase family protein: MPLSEKMRRVLVRSGAVAVATPFALAGALVVADAVKIYRHGRAPADFPHLPPLDAEIGATRSTVFTYGEDLFASMLDAIRGATRTVLLESYIWKGDELGEQFKEALVDAARRGVDVYVIYDGFANMVVPRSFYDLPAPIHVLRFPFIHPKTFTFNIRHLGRDHRKILVVDDEVGFVGGFNIGSLYATEWRDTHLRLVGPAVWDLRNAFVDFWNTKRKAHHPILADPGSDVWDPHVRPARNVPSDMLFPIRGIYLQAIDRARRNIYITQAYFIPDEELLAGLLAAARRGVDVRIIVPAASNHVVTDWLSRGFYTSLLSGGVTIWMYERAMVHAKTATIDGEWTTIGTANIDRLSLTGNYEINLEIYDRDVAGQMERVFATDLSNCHELTLDEWATRPWYSRLGERILAPLRPLL; this comes from the coding sequence GTGCCCCTGAGTGAGAAGATGCGCCGCGTCCTGGTCCGCTCCGGCGCGGTCGCCGTCGCCACGCCTTTCGCGCTCGCCGGTGCTCTCGTGGTCGCCGACGCGGTAAAGATCTACCGCCACGGCCGCGCGCCGGCCGACTTCCCGCACCTTCCCCCGCTCGACGCCGAGATCGGCGCGACGCGCTCGACCGTCTTCACGTACGGCGAGGATCTCTTCGCCTCGATGCTCGACGCGATCCGCGGAGCCACACGCACAGTGCTCCTCGAGTCCTACATCTGGAAGGGTGACGAGCTCGGCGAGCAGTTCAAGGAGGCGCTCGTCGATGCCGCGCGCCGCGGTGTCGACGTCTACGTCATCTACGACGGCTTCGCGAACATGGTCGTGCCGCGCTCGTTCTACGACCTGCCCGCGCCCATCCACGTGCTGCGCTTCCCGTTCATCCACCCGAAGACGTTCACGTTCAACATCCGCCACCTCGGCAGGGACCACCGGAAGATCCTCGTCGTCGACGACGAGGTCGGCTTCGTCGGCGGGTTCAACATCGGTTCGCTCTACGCGACCGAGTGGCGCGACACGCATCTGCGGCTCGTCGGCCCGGCTGTGTGGGACCTGCGCAACGCGTTCGTCGACTTCTGGAACACCAAGCGCAAGGCGCACCACCCGATCCTCGCCGACCCGGGCTCTGACGTCTGGGACCCGCACGTGCGCCCCGCGCGCAACGTCCCGTCGGACATGCTCTTCCCCATCCGCGGCATCTACCTCCAGGCGATCGACCGTGCGCGGCGGAACATCTACATCACGCAGGCATACTTCATCCCCGACGAGGAGCTTCTCGCCGGGCTTCTCGCGGCCGCCCGGCGCGGCGTCGATGTGAGGATCATCGTGCCGGCCGCGTCCAACCACGTCGTCACGGACTGGCTCTCGCGGGGCTTCTACACGTCCCTGCTCTCGGGCGGCGTGACGATCTGGATGTACGAGCGCGCCATGGTCCACGCGAAGACCGCGACGATCGACGGAGAATGGACGACGATCGGCACCGCGAACATCGACCGGCTCAGCCTCACGGGCAACTACGAGATCAACCTCGAGATCTACGACCGCGACGTCGCCGGGCAGATGGAGCGCGTCTTCGCGACCGATCTCTCGAACTGCCACGAGCTCACGCTCGACGAGTGGGCCACGAGGCCCTGGTACTCACGCCTCGGCGAGCGGATCCTCGCTCCCCTGCGGCCGCTCCTCTAG